Proteins encoded in a region of the Triticum dicoccoides isolate Atlit2015 ecotype Zavitan chromosome 3A, WEW_v2.0, whole genome shotgun sequence genome:
- the LOC119267603 gene encoding uncharacterized protein LOC119267603 isoform X2 encodes MRSVVTLSFLSSAPHLPSEVTWRRRSTPVSVARGRRSPVDGGAVPASLRPVRLLCAPCAGAARAAPALHLSGKCACCAPSENSSSGQRRQGSQGLLHLPIVDFSPKSEDCIGAIDGTHVRASVTPDMEPAFRGRKKHTTQNVMAAVDFDLRFTYVLAGWEGTAHDATVLRDALIRENGLRVPQGKNFLVDAGYGVKPGFLPPFRGVRYHLNEWGNSPVQNDKELFNLRHSSLRTTVERAFGSLKRRFKILDDATPFFLYPTQVDIVVACCIIQNWVLNDGIDEYIIPEDEWVPNITHASTSAGQAEEHAYMVNFRQGLADQMWEDRQNYMHHQNM; translated from the exons ATGCGCAGCGTCGTGACTCTCTCCTTCCTTTCCTCCGCTCCTCATCTGCCATCAGAGGTCACATGGCGGCGGCGGTCAACACCGGTGAGTGTCGCGCGCGGCCGCCGGAGCCCTGTGGATGGCGGCGCTGTCCCTGCTTCTCTCCGGCCGGTGCGCCTGCTGTGCGCCCCATGCGCTGGTGCTGCGCGTGCTGCGCCGGCCCTGCATCTGTCCGGCAAGTGCGCATGTTGTGCGCCCAGTGAGAACAG CAGCTCAGGTCAAAGGCGACAGGGAAGTCAGGGACTACTACATCTTCCTATTGTTGATTTCTCCCCAAAATCTGAG GATTGTATTGGAGCTATTGATGGTACACATGTACGTGCCTCTGTTACTCCTGATATGGAGCCTGCCTTTCGTGGTAGAAAGAAACATACTACTCAAAATGTGATGGCGGCTGTTGATTTTGATCTTCGATTCACATATGTGTTGGCTGGTTGGGAAGGGACAGCACATGATGCTACAGTTTTACGTGATGCTTTAATACGTGAAAACGGTCTACGTGTTCCACAAG GAAAAAATTTTCTAGTTGATGCTGGATATGGAGTCAAACCAGGGTTCTTGCCCCCTTTTCGTGGTGTGAGGTACCATTTGAATGAGTGGGGAAACAGTCCTGTGCAAAATGACAAGGAGCTGTTCAACCTTAGGCATTCTTCTCTCCGCACAACCGTAGAACGTGCATTTGGGTCATTGAAGAGAAGATTCAAAATTCTTGATGATGCCACTCCATTCTTTCTTTATCCTACTCAAGTAGATATTGTTGTGGCTTGCTGCATCATTCAGAATTGGGTTCTAAATGATGGGATTGATGAATATATCATACCGGAAGATGAATGGGTGCCAAATATCACTCATGCTTCAACATCAGCTGGACAAGCAGAAGAACATGCATACATGGTTAACTTTAGGCAAGGCCTTGCTGATCAAATGTGGGAAGACCGACAAAACTATATGCACCATCAAAACATGTAG
- the LOC119267604 gene encoding uncharacterized protein LOC119267604: MLKNILSQSWRRGAHVLREGHPAEAMYACSSQFHSGQVLRSARSFFGVEDFMDEDNSKPYTYKKEKRSKNPHKHISFKQRTIAHMEPFTLDVFISKRFVSASLTHRSTCRQVAVAGTNSKDVKAALTSRSDVPACLSVGRFLAERAKEADVYACTYTPRERDRFEGKIRAVVQSLIDNGIHVKLYLD; the protein is encoded by the exons ATGCTGAAGAACATCTTGAGTCAGTCATGGAGGAGGGGAGCGCATGTCCTACGGGAAGGGCATCCAGCTGAAGCAATGTATGCTTGTTCAAGTCAATTTCACAGCGGGCAG GTGTTGAGGTCGGCGAGGAGCTTCTTTGGCGTGGAGGACTTCATGGACGAGGACAACAGCAAGCCCTACACGTACAAGAAGGAGAAGCGGTCCAAGAACCCGCACAAGCACATCTCGTTCAAGCAGCGGACGATCGCGCACATGGAGCCCTTCACCCTGGATGTGTTCATCTCGAAGCGGTTTGTGTCGGCGTCGCTGACCCACCGGTCGACGTGCCGGCAGGTGGCGGTTGCGGGCACCAACTCCAAGGACGTGAAGGCGGCGCTGACGTCGCGGTCGGACGTGCCGGCGTGCCTGTCGGTGGGGCGGTTCCTGGCGGAGCGGGCCAAGGAGGCGGACGTGTACGCGTGCACCTACACGCCCCGGGAGCGGGACCGGTTCGAGGGCAAGATCAGGGCCGTTGTGCAGTCGCTCATCGACAACGGCATCCACGTCAAGCTCTACCTCGACtga
- the LOC119267603 gene encoding uncharacterized protein LOC119267603 isoform X1 gives MRSVVTLSFLSSAPHLPSEVTWRRRSTPVSVARGRRSPVDGGAVPASLRPVRLLCAPCAGAARAAPALHLSGKCACCAPSENRCCARYAGVLAAWPCLLRVLHGPYVLIRDFSIDFLSNMLIFFCCFFLCCSSSGQRRQGSQGLLHLPIVDFSPKSEDCIGAIDGTHVRASVTPDMEPAFRGRKKHTTQNVMAAVDFDLRFTYVLAGWEGTAHDATVLRDALIRENGLRVPQGKNFLVDAGYGVKPGFLPPFRGVRYHLNEWGNSPVQNDKELFNLRHSSLRTTVERAFGSLKRRFKILDDATPFFLYPTQVDIVVACCIIQNWVLNDGIDEYIIPEDEWVPNITHASTSAGQAEEHAYMVNFRQGLADQMWEDRQNYMHHQNM, from the exons ATGCGCAGCGTCGTGACTCTCTCCTTCCTTTCCTCCGCTCCTCATCTGCCATCAGAGGTCACATGGCGGCGGCGGTCAACACCGGTGAGTGTCGCGCGCGGCCGCCGGAGCCCTGTGGATGGCGGCGCTGTCCCTGCTTCTCTCCGGCCGGTGCGCCTGCTGTGCGCCCCATGCGCTGGTGCTGCGCGTGCTGCGCCGGCCCTGCATCTGTCCGGCAAGTGCGCATGTTGTGCGCCCAGTGAGAACAGGTGTTGCGCGCGGTACGCCGGCGTGCTAGCTGCTTGGCCCTGCTTGCTGCGCGTGCTGCACGGACCATATGTACTAATACGTGATTTCTCCATTGATTTTCTATCCAACATGCTaatctttttttgttgtttttttttgtgCTGCAGCAGCTCAGGTCAAAGGCGACAGGGAAGTCAGGGACTACTACATCTTCCTATTGTTGATTTCTCCCCAAAATCTGAG GATTGTATTGGAGCTATTGATGGTACACATGTACGTGCCTCTGTTACTCCTGATATGGAGCCTGCCTTTCGTGGTAGAAAGAAACATACTACTCAAAATGTGATGGCGGCTGTTGATTTTGATCTTCGATTCACATATGTGTTGGCTGGTTGGGAAGGGACAGCACATGATGCTACAGTTTTACGTGATGCTTTAATACGTGAAAACGGTCTACGTGTTCCACAAG GAAAAAATTTTCTAGTTGATGCTGGATATGGAGTCAAACCAGGGTTCTTGCCCCCTTTTCGTGGTGTGAGGTACCATTTGAATGAGTGGGGAAACAGTCCTGTGCAAAATGACAAGGAGCTGTTCAACCTTAGGCATTCTTCTCTCCGCACAACCGTAGAACGTGCATTTGGGTCATTGAAGAGAAGATTCAAAATTCTTGATGATGCCACTCCATTCTTTCTTTATCCTACTCAAGTAGATATTGTTGTGGCTTGCTGCATCATTCAGAATTGGGTTCTAAATGATGGGATTGATGAATATATCATACCGGAAGATGAATGGGTGCCAAATATCACTCATGCTTCAACATCAGCTGGACAAGCAGAAGAACATGCATACATGGTTAACTTTAGGCAAGGCCTTGCTGATCAAATGTGGGAAGACCGACAAAACTATATGCACCATCAAAACATGTAG
- the LOC119267603 gene encoding uncharacterized protein LOC119267603 isoform X3 — protein MAALSLLLSGRCACCAPHALVLRVLRRPCICPASAHVVRPVRTAAQVKGDREVRDYYIFLLLISPQNLRWTKRLRC, from the exons ATGGCGGCGCTGTCCCTGCTTCTCTCCGGCCGGTGCGCCTGCTGTGCGCCCCATGCGCTGGTGCTGCGCGTGCTGCGCCGGCCCTGCATCTGTCCGGCAAGTGCGCATGTTGTGCGCCCAGTGAGAACAG CAGCTCAGGTCAAAGGCGACAGGGAAGTCAGGGACTACTACATCTTCCTATTGTTGATTTCTCCCCAAAATCTGAG ATGGACAAAAAGACTAAGATGTTAA